The following are from one region of the Bacillus methanolicus MGA3 genome:
- a CDS encoding sugar-binding transcriptional regulator, whose protein sequence is MDSLLDIQKRLLPDLLNVMQKRYHILHYINLMQPVGRRSLAMSLGMTERVLRSEVEFLKDQNLISITGVGMSLTADGKNLLEKLESIMRGVIGIDKLEKQLQQQLKIRKVVIVSGDSDQSPWVKTELGRACANCMKKLLEDKNIIAVTGGTTMATVADMLTPDFGEKEILFVPARGGIGEDVNNQANTICAKMAENTGTKHRVLYVPDQVSKEMYISIMKDPLINEVLGLIKSANMVLHGIGDAITMAERRKTSEQDFQLIKQRKAVGEAFGYYFNEAGEVVHKVSTIGLQLADLSKVDNVIAVAGGASKAKAIRAYMKRAPSSTILITDEGAAKQLVQGFAH, encoded by the coding sequence ATGGACTCTTTACTTGATATTCAAAAAAGATTATTGCCTGACCTTCTCAATGTTATGCAAAAACGATACCATATTCTGCATTATATAAATTTGATGCAGCCAGTGGGCAGGAGAAGCTTGGCAATGAGCCTTGGGATGACAGAACGAGTTTTGCGCTCAGAAGTTGAATTTCTGAAAGACCAAAATTTAATTTCTATAACCGGTGTTGGTATGAGCTTAACTGCTGATGGAAAAAATCTTCTTGAAAAACTTGAAAGCATCATGAGAGGAGTAATAGGTATTGACAAACTTGAGAAACAGCTTCAACAACAGTTAAAGATTCGAAAAGTAGTGATCGTTTCCGGTGACAGCGACCAATCTCCATGGGTCAAAACCGAGCTGGGACGGGCATGTGCGAATTGTATGAAAAAATTGCTTGAAGACAAGAACATCATCGCGGTAACCGGAGGAACAACCATGGCAACAGTTGCTGACATGCTGACGCCTGATTTTGGCGAAAAAGAAATTTTGTTTGTTCCTGCCCGCGGAGGAATTGGCGAAGATGTAAATAACCAAGCCAACACCATTTGCGCAAAAATGGCAGAGAATACAGGCACAAAGCACCGTGTTTTGTACGTCCCAGATCAAGTTAGCAAAGAAATGTATATTTCTATAATGAAAGATCCTTTAATTAATGAAGTACTCGGTTTGATAAAATCGGCCAACATGGTATTGCATGGAATTGGAGATGCTATTACAATGGCGGAACGCCGCAAAACAAGTGAACAAGATTTCCAATTAATTAAACAGAGGAAAGCGGTTGGAGAGGCTTTTGGTTATTACTTTAATGAAGCAGGAGAGGTAGTCCATAAAGTTTCAACGATTGGACTGCAGCTGGCTGATTTATCAAAAGTTGATAATGTAATTGCAGTTGCGGGCGGAGCTTCAAAGGCAAAAGCCATTCGCGCTTACATGAAACGAGCACCTTCATCGACGATTTTGATTACTGATGAAGGGGCCGCAAAACAGTTGGTACAAGGGTTTGCCCATTAA
- a CDS encoding glutaredoxin family protein, with amino-acid sequence MQKIIFYTRKKCPLCEKAKQVLQEIKSEYPFTLEEVDIDESDALTEKFGLMIPVVEIDGEVVQYGHVDKIVMIKRLQEKTTDF; translated from the coding sequence GTGCAAAAAATTATCTTTTATACAAGAAAAAAATGCCCGTTATGTGAGAAAGCAAAACAAGTTTTGCAGGAGATTAAAAGTGAGTATCCTTTTACACTTGAGGAAGTGGATATTGACGAAAGCGATGCTTTGACTGAAAAATTCGGCTTAATGATCCCTGTCGTTGAAATTGACGGAGAAGTAGTTCAATATGGGCATGTTGATAAAATAGTAATGATTAAGCGTTTACAAGAAAAAACAACGGATTTTTGA
- the rpoN gene encoding RNA polymerase factor sigma-54, translating into MNLKAGLWQQQTMKLTMTQELTQAIALLQYSAHELSAFLDSKTMENPLLQIEDNHIRAIDPQVDRWKPKPKKIDNDEKKWIEHIGETVVTLDEYLLSQINLKEITPEQKKVISYLIQCIDENGYLRTDLEKVSAHFQITSDKVQFCVNLLQDLEPAGIGARSLRECLLIQLRKKEKRDPLAEKIVDQHFFPFAERKWKELAKKLHVEIKDIQRVFDCLQSLNPRPGAIFHHEKPAYVIPDVIIDRDGQNLTVKVFDDAMPKISFNEMYYKKFVSYNNPEVSRFLQEKQQEYYWLIRSLEQRKETLLKVALKIAEKQQGFFYKGPEHLKPMTMKELSDELGIHESTVSRAVRGKFAQTPYGTVDLKSFFTSTVQTVSNESASSSQVKNLISAYIAEENKQKPLSDQEIVQMLKNREGIIVSRRTVAKYRDQLRIPSSSKRKRYE; encoded by the coding sequence ATGAATTTAAAAGCCGGGCTTTGGCAACAGCAAACAATGAAATTGACTATGACGCAAGAGCTGACACAGGCGATTGCACTTTTACAATACTCTGCCCATGAACTTTCAGCTTTTCTTGATTCTAAAACAATGGAAAATCCCCTTTTACAAATAGAAGACAATCATATTAGAGCAATAGACCCTCAGGTTGACAGATGGAAACCGAAACCGAAAAAAATAGACAATGACGAAAAAAAATGGATAGAGCATATAGGGGAAACAGTGGTTACGCTTGATGAATATTTGCTTTCACAGATAAATCTGAAAGAAATAACCCCAGAGCAGAAAAAGGTCATCAGCTATCTTATTCAATGCATCGATGAAAACGGTTACTTGAGAACTGATTTGGAAAAAGTATCAGCCCACTTTCAAATTACTTCCGATAAAGTACAATTTTGTGTTAATCTATTACAAGATTTAGAGCCCGCAGGAATTGGAGCCAGATCATTAAGAGAATGCCTTCTCATTCAACTTAGGAAGAAAGAAAAAAGAGATCCTTTAGCTGAAAAAATTGTAGATCAGCACTTTTTTCCGTTTGCGGAAAGGAAATGGAAAGAACTAGCAAAGAAACTACATGTCGAAATAAAAGATATTCAAAGAGTATTTGATTGCTTGCAGTCCTTAAATCCAAGACCGGGTGCGATCTTCCATCATGAAAAGCCGGCATATGTGATTCCGGATGTGATTATTGATCGCGACGGGCAAAATCTTACCGTAAAAGTTTTCGATGATGCCATGCCAAAAATCAGCTTTAATGAAATGTATTATAAGAAATTCGTTTCCTATAATAACCCTGAAGTGAGCCGTTTTCTGCAGGAAAAGCAGCAGGAATATTACTGGCTTATAAGAAGCCTTGAGCAAAGAAAGGAAACGCTCTTAAAGGTAGCCTTAAAAATTGCAGAAAAGCAGCAGGGTTTTTTTTATAAAGGGCCAGAGCATTTAAAACCGATGACAATGAAGGAGCTTTCTGATGAGCTGGGAATTCATGAATCAACGGTTAGCAGGGCTGTTCGCGGAAAATTTGCACAAACACCATATGGGACAGTAGATTTAAAATCATTCTTTACGAGTACGGTACAAACTGTTTCAAATGAAAGTGCATCATCAAGCCAGGTGAAAAATTTGATTTCTGCCTATATTGCTGAAGAAAATAAACAGAAGCCCCTTTCCGATCAGGAAATCGTCCAAATGTTGAAAAATCGGGAGGGAATTATCGTTTCCCGCCGCACAGTGGCTAAGTATCGGGACCAGCTTAGAATACCCTCATCATCCAAACGGAAACGGTATGAATAG
- the clpP gene encoding ATP-dependent Clp endopeptidase proteolytic subunit ClpP: protein MNLIPTVIEQTNRGERAYDIYSRLLKDRIIMLGTPIDDYVANSIVAQLLFLEAENPEKDISIYINSPGGSITAGMAIYDTMQFIKPDVQTICIGMAASMGAFLLAAGTKGKRYALPNSEVMIHQPLGGAQGQATEIEIAAKRILFLRDKLNQILSERTGQPVEVIAKDTDRDNFMTAQQALEYGLVDHIITRNSLEDKSKK from the coding sequence ATGAATTTAATTCCTACAGTTATTGAACAAACAAACCGGGGAGAGCGTGCATATGACATTTACTCCCGCCTACTTAAAGACCGTATTATTATGCTTGGAACCCCAATTGATGATTATGTAGCGAACTCAATTGTTGCCCAGCTGCTGTTCCTTGAAGCTGAAAACCCTGAAAAAGATATCTCTATCTATATCAACAGCCCTGGCGGAAGCATTACTGCAGGTATGGCCATCTACGACACGATGCAATTTATTAAGCCTGACGTTCAAACGATTTGTATCGGAATGGCTGCTTCCATGGGTGCTTTCTTATTGGCAGCCGGCACGAAAGGAAAGCGTTATGCCCTTCCAAACAGTGAAGTGATGATCCATCAGCCGCTTGGCGGTGCCCAAGGCCAGGCAACAGAAATTGAGATCGCCGCAAAACGTATCTTGTTCCTTCGTGACAAGTTAAATCAAATCCTTTCAGAACGTACTGGACAGCCGGTTGAAGTCATCGCAAAAGATACTGACCGCGATAACTTTATGACTGCCCAGCAGGCGCTCGAATATGGGTTAGTTGACCACATCATTACAAGAAATTCTCTTGAGGATAAGAGTAAAAAATAA
- a CDS encoding HPr family phosphocarrier protein, with amino-acid sequence MVEKQVKVTLKTGLQARPAALFVQKANRFSSDIYLEKDGKKVNAKSIMGLMSLAVSNGAVVTLIADGSDEQEAIKELANYIQQED; translated from the coding sequence ATGGTGGAGAAACAGGTGAAAGTTACGTTAAAAACGGGCTTGCAAGCGCGTCCAGCAGCGTTGTTTGTTCAAAAAGCAAATCGTTTTTCATCAGATATCTATTTGGAGAAAGACGGGAAAAAAGTGAATGCAAAAAGCATCATGGGACTGATGAGCCTGGCAGTAAGCAATGGAGCTGTTGTTACTCTCATAGCAGATGGCAGTGACGAACAGGAAGCGATTAAAGAGTTGGCCAATTATATTCAGCAAGAAGATTAA
- the whiA gene encoding DNA-binding protein WhiA, with protein sequence MSFASETKKELTNLEIKDCCAKAELSALIRMNGSLSFSNRKLVVDIQTENAAIARRIYILIKRNYNVQIELLVRKKMRLKKNNVYIVRLSDKAKDILEDLKILGEGFTFVHDISGELVKKKCCKRSYLRGAFLAGGSVNNPETSSYHLEIFSLYKEHNDSLSELMNTFDLNSKTLERKKGYITYLKEAEKITEFLNIIGAHNALLRFEDVRIVRDMRNSVNRLVNCETANLNKTIGAALRQVENIRYIDQTVGLHVLPAKLREIAELRIAHQDITLKELGEMVSGGTISKSGINHRLRKIDEIAEKLRAGEPISKS encoded by the coding sequence ATGTCTTTCGCTTCGGAAACGAAAAAGGAATTAACTAATCTTGAAATAAAGGATTGCTGCGCAAAAGCGGAGCTATCTGCGTTAATTCGAATGAATGGATCACTTTCTTTTTCCAATCGAAAGCTTGTCGTTGATATTCAAACAGAAAATGCGGCAATCGCAAGAAGAATTTATATATTAATCAAACGAAACTACAATGTTCAAATCGAACTTCTTGTCCGGAAGAAAATGCGCCTGAAAAAGAATAATGTATACATTGTTCGGCTATCGGACAAGGCAAAGGACATATTAGAAGACTTAAAAATTTTAGGAGAAGGCTTTACGTTTGTTCATGATATATCCGGAGAACTTGTGAAAAAGAAATGTTGTAAGCGCTCTTATCTGAGAGGGGCTTTCCTTGCCGGAGGATCCGTGAATAACCCTGAGACCTCTTCTTACCACCTCGAAATTTTTTCATTATATAAAGAGCATAATGACTCATTATCTGAGCTGATGAATACGTTTGACCTTAACAGCAAAACACTTGAACGTAAAAAAGGATATATTACGTATTTAAAAGAAGCAGAAAAAATTACAGAATTTCTGAACATTATTGGCGCCCATAATGCCTTATTAAGATTCGAGGATGTCCGGATCGTCCGGGATATGAGAAATTCGGTGAACCGTCTTGTCAATTGTGAAACAGCAAACTTAAATAAAACAATTGGAGCGGCTCTTAGGCAAGTGGAAAATATTCGTTACATTGACCAGACAGTCGGGCTGCATGTGCTGCCTGCAAAATTGAGGGAAATAGCTGAACTTCGGATTGCCCATCAGGACATAACGCTAAAGGAATTAGGAGAAATGGTTTCTGGCGGAACAATCAGTAAATCGGGCATTAATCACCGGTTAAGAAAAATAGATGAAATCGCAGAAAAATTGCGTGCCGGTGAACCAATATCCAAATCATAA
- a CDS encoding gluconeogenesis factor YvcK family protein → MIKNGQPRIVIIGGGTGLPVLLRGLKQYPVDITAIVTVADDGGSSGRLRDDMHIPPPGDIRNVLAALSDVEPLIEKMFQHRFNTSNELSGHSLGNLILAAMTSITGNFVHAIQEMSKVLNVRGKVLPAANQSVVLHAEMEDGTIVSGESKIPFSGKRIKRVFLTPENIRPLPETIQAIRQADMIIIGPGSLYTSILPNLLVPELGDEVCRSKGKKVYICNLMTQAGETHDFTASDHVKAIYEHMKCSFIDTILVNNEDIPSHIQKRYKEELAQPVRYDLQKLYELGLEVVYGKIVSLDNGVIRHDTKKVAEILYSLLLDETKKRINA, encoded by the coding sequence ATGATAAAGAATGGACAGCCCAGAATTGTCATCATCGGCGGTGGTACAGGTTTGCCGGTTCTCTTGAGAGGATTAAAACAATATCCTGTTGATATAACGGCAATTGTCACGGTCGCAGATGACGGAGGGAGTTCCGGACGTCTCAGAGACGACATGCATATTCCACCGCCAGGTGATATAAGGAACGTACTGGCGGCCTTATCAGACGTTGAACCGCTCATTGAGAAAATGTTCCAGCACCGTTTTAACACATCAAATGAGCTTTCAGGGCATTCACTAGGAAATTTAATCCTTGCTGCAATGACATCCATTACAGGAAATTTTGTGCATGCCATCCAAGAAATGAGCAAGGTGCTAAATGTCCGCGGAAAAGTGCTGCCTGCAGCCAATCAAAGCGTTGTTTTGCATGCTGAGATGGAAGACGGAACAATTGTGTCGGGCGAATCAAAAATCCCGTTTTCGGGGAAACGGATTAAAAGGGTATTTTTAACACCGGAAAATATAAGACCGCTTCCGGAAACAATTCAGGCAATAAGGCAGGCAGACATGATAATCATTGGACCTGGAAGCTTATATACAAGCATTCTGCCAAATTTGCTTGTTCCAGAGCTTGGTGATGAAGTATGCCGGTCAAAAGGGAAAAAGGTATATATTTGCAACCTTATGACCCAGGCGGGCGAAACGCATGACTTTACTGCAAGCGACCATGTGAAAGCAATATATGAGCACATGAAATGCTCTTTTATCGATACAATCCTTGTGAATAACGAAGATATTCCAAGTCATATACAAAAACGATATAAAGAAGAACTTGCCCAGCCAGTCCGCTACGACTTGCAAAAGTTGTACGAACTTGGATTGGAAGTTGTTTACGGTAAAATTGTAAGCCTTGATAACGGAGTCATCCGCCATGACACAAAAAAAGTTGCAGAAATATTATATTCGTTATTATTAGATGAAACCAAAAAGAGAATTAATGCGTAA
- the rapZ gene encoding RNase adapter RapZ — MSTGAANDIQMVIITGMSGAGKTVAIHSFEDLGFFCVDNLPPTLLPKFLELMKESGNKMNKVALVMDLRGREFFDHLFKALDELDETSWVTPQILFLDADDSTLVRRYKETRRSHPLAPSGLPLEGIKLERNLLEELKGRAQIIYNTSQMKPRELREKILNEFSANKKTIFTVNVMSFGFKHGLPIDADLVFDVRFLPNPHYIDHMRPKTGLDDDVSSYVLKWNETQKFLEKVTELLSFMLPHYKREGKAQLVVAIGCTGGQHRSVAIAEYIGHYFEEDYNTRITHRDIDIRKDKIT, encoded by the coding sequence ATGAGTACCGGTGCGGCAAATGATATCCAAATGGTCATCATTACAGGAATGTCAGGAGCAGGAAAAACAGTTGCGATTCATAGCTTTGAAGATCTTGGTTTCTTCTGTGTCGACAATTTGCCCCCGACATTATTGCCTAAATTCCTAGAACTGATGAAGGAGTCTGGGAATAAGATGAATAAAGTGGCGCTAGTGATGGATTTAAGAGGAAGAGAATTCTTTGACCACCTTTTTAAAGCGCTCGATGAGCTGGATGAAACATCCTGGGTCACTCCGCAAATTCTGTTCCTTGATGCCGATGATTCTACATTAGTAAGGCGATACAAAGAAACAAGGCGCTCTCATCCGCTTGCTCCTTCCGGTCTTCCCCTTGAAGGAATTAAGCTAGAACGAAATTTGTTGGAAGAATTAAAAGGCCGGGCCCAAATAATCTATAATACATCTCAAATGAAGCCGCGGGAACTTCGCGAGAAAATCTTGAACGAGTTTTCAGCTAATAAAAAGACGATCTTTACGGTAAATGTCATGTCTTTTGGCTTTAAACATGGTCTTCCGATTGATGCAGATCTAGTATTTGATGTCCGCTTTTTGCCAAATCCACATTATATTGATCATATGAGGCCAAAAACAGGACTTGACGATGATGTCTCCAGCTATGTTCTCAAATGGAATGAAACGCAAAAGTTTTTAGAAAAAGTAACAGAACTGCTCAGTTTTATGCTTCCTCATTATAAGCGGGAAGGAAAAGCGCAGCTTGTCGTAGCCATTGGCTGCACCGGCGGGCAGCATCGATCGGTTGCAATAGCGGAATACATTGGACATTATTTTGAAGAAGATTACAATACACGCATTACGCACCGAGACATTGATATAAGAAAGGATAAAATAACATGA
- a CDS encoding NUDIX hydrolase, with translation MQRVTNCVLLKDNKVLLLQKPRRSWWVAPGGKMEPGESVKEACIREFREETGIYLRNPKIKGIFTFIMKEGDRVLSEWMMFSFLATEADGINLDQSEEGILAWHELENIKNLPMAAGDHHILEYMIHGKGVIFGTFTYTPEFELISYRLDPS, from the coding sequence GTGCAGCGGGTGACAAATTGCGTACTGTTAAAAGATAATAAAGTTCTTCTTTTACAAAAGCCTCGCCGCAGCTGGTGGGTTGCTCCCGGCGGCAAGATGGAGCCGGGTGAATCGGTAAAAGAAGCTTGTATACGTGAGTTTCGGGAAGAAACAGGCATTTATTTGCGGAACCCGAAAATAAAAGGGATTTTCACTTTTATTATGAAGGAAGGCGACCGAGTGTTGTCTGAGTGGATGATGTTTAGTTTTCTTGCCACAGAAGCAGATGGTATAAATTTAGATCAAAGCGAAGAAGGAATTCTTGCCTGGCATGAACTTGAGAATATAAAGAATCTTCCGATGGCAGCAGGTGATCATCATATTCTTGAATATATGATCCATGGCAAAGGCGTGATTTTTGGGACATTTACATACACTCCGGAGTTCGAGCTGATCAGTTATCGACTTGATCCAAGCTAG